TCTCCTCTGGGGATTTTTCCGCCTGCTGGCGGTCTCGATCAACGTCCGCCATGAGCCCTGGCTGCTGTGGATCACCGACCTGTCCAAGAAGGACCCCTATTATGTCCTGCCCATCCTGATGGGCGTGACCCAGCTCGTCCAGCAGCGCATGACCCCCTCGGGCGGGGACGATACCCAGAAGAAGATGATGTACATCCTGCCGTTTGTCATGGTCATCATGTTCGCCAACTTCGCCAGCGGCCTGAACCTGTACTGGTGCTTTTCGAACCTGCTGCAAATCGGCCAGCAGTACATTATCAACGAGAAGATCCACAAGCAGAAGAAGGACGAGGAGCACGAGCTGAAGATTATGAAGAGGAAAAAAGGAGCCAAATAGAAATGACGGACAAGAAGGAGTTTGTCGCGAATTCTCTGCAAGCGGCCATCCACCAGGCGGCCGAGGCGTTCAATATACCGGAAGAAAAACTGAAGTACCGCATCATCACCGAAAAAACGAAGTATTTCGGCCATAAGCAGAGGGAAATCTTCATTGAGGCCTGGAGTTCCGACGGCAGCGACCAGAAGGGGCTCGAGGACTTCGTCTCGCTGTTGATCGCGGAAATGAAGCTGGAACTGCAGTTCAAGTTCGAGAGCGGCGCCGATTTCCTGAGGGTCAACTTCGCCGGCGAAGATTACAAGCTGATGCTCTACCAGAACGGAAAACTGCTCAACGCCGTCCAGTATCTGCTCAACCGCCTCTTCGCCGACAAGATAGGTAAAAAGATTTACTGCGAATGCGAGAACTACCGCAAGAAAAAAGAATCGGAACTGAGCACGCTGGCCCATCGCCATGCCCGCCAGATCCGCCGCAAT
Above is a window of Candidatus Aminicenantes bacterium DNA encoding:
- the yidC gene encoding membrane protein insertase YidC is translated as LLWGFFRLLAVSINVRHEPWLLWITDLSKKDPYYVLPILMGVTQLVQQRMTPSGGDDTQKKMMYILPFVMVIMFANFASGLNLYWCFSNLLQIGQQYIINEKIHKQKKDEEHELKIMKRKKGAK